The following proteins are encoded in a genomic region of Sulfurovum indicum:
- a CDS encoding NADH-quinone oxidoreductase subunit C encodes MNIEEFNNAIKSKTFAGYELKEDKDSYGNASAWIILNDKKDIEAVANAVKAYKGRCIVATAYKNHSGTHTVIYHFDIEGLIINVQLETDDQSIVSITPTLPSANWAEREIREMYGVEPIGHPDKDRLFLDYSLAKGVLNEYISLSKMQLGVSETDILWENVNKEIKQ; translated from the coding sequence ATGAATATAGAAGAGTTTAACAATGCTATAAAAAGCAAAACTTTTGCAGGGTATGAACTGAAAGAAGATAAAGACAGCTATGGAAATGCTTCTGCCTGGATCATTTTAAATGATAAAAAAGATATAGAAGCCGTAGCTAACGCTGTAAAAGCCTACAAAGGCAGATGTATTGTTGCTACAGCCTATAAGAACCATAGCGGAACACATACAGTGATTTACCATTTTGATATCGAGGGACTGATCATCAATGTACAGCTGGAAACAGATGACCAGAGTATTGTTTCCATTACCCCTACCCTTCCAAGCGCAAACTGGGCAGAAAGAGAGATAAGGGAGATGTATGGTGTTGAACCGATAGGACACCCTGATAAAGATAGACTATTTCTGGACTACAGTCTTGCAAAAGGGGTTTTAAATGAATATATATCACTCTCCAAAATGCAGTTGGGAGTAAGTGAGACGGATATACTTTGGGAAAATGTAAACAAGGAAATAAAACAATGA
- a CDS encoding NADH-quinone oxidoreductase subunit B family protein, which yields MSKVIPKLFRINTGSCNGCDVEFVATAFVDKFQLDTLGIELVSDVKDANLLVITGPLSARSESFLKNALGKLKKPFVVVGIGTCSVSCGIFRDSYAINGPIDKFVEVDVNIAGCPPRPQSIAEGIAKGVKVLEQKMHGEATPKAIDTIFKDFSAPESFRGRMSLNEENCTACRTCETVCPSNAIEISSTDDGWFVHKIWHNSCCFCGNCAYFCPTDAIFATNSFDTAKLQSEKFSDVNIGYIDYQKCSCCGEMYMPPSQGLLNKSYIYNNVSKLNERICSKCRKEANFKRMYA from the coding sequence ATGAGTAAAGTTATTCCCAAACTGTTTAGAATAAATACAGGAAGCTGTAATGGTTGTGATGTTGAGTTTGTAGCTACAGCCTTTGTAGATAAGTTTCAGCTTGACACCCTGGGCATAGAACTGGTGAGTGATGTAAAAGATGCCAACTTATTGGTAATTACAGGTCCTTTGTCTGCAAGAAGTGAATCTTTTTTGAAAAATGCCTTAGGTAAGCTAAAAAAACCCTTTGTTGTTGTTGGGATCGGAACCTGTTCTGTGAGTTGCGGGATTTTCAGGGACTCATATGCCATCAACGGACCTATTGACAAGTTCGTTGAAGTAGATGTCAATATAGCAGGCTGTCCTCCAAGACCTCAGTCTATTGCAGAAGGTATTGCCAAGGGTGTCAAAGTATTGGAACAGAAAATGCATGGTGAAGCAACACCCAAAGCTATTGATACCATCTTTAAAGACTTCTCTGCACCTGAGAGTTTTCGGGGAAGAATGTCACTTAATGAAGAGAACTGTACAGCATGCAGAACATGTGAAACAGTCTGTCCGTCAAATGCAATAGAGATATCTTCGACAGACGATGGATGGTTTGTTCATAAAATCTGGCATAACAGCTGTTGTTTTTGTGGGAATTGTGCCTATTTTTGTCCAACAGACGCCATTTTTGCTACCAACAGCTTTGATACAGCAAAACTTCAAAGTGAAAAGTTCAGTGATGTAAATATCGGCTATATAGACTATCAAAAATGTTCCTGTTGCGGAGAGATGTATATGCCACCTTCACAAGGACTTCTAAATAAATCATATATATATAATAATGTAAGTAAATTAAATGAAAGAATCTGTTCAAAATGCAGAAAAGAGGCAAATTTCAAAAGGATGTATGCATGA
- a CDS encoding nickel-dependent hydrogenase large subunit, with amino-acid sequence MTETAEEHGFHKTDANGNKHIIVDPITRIEGHLRIEAVIDSNNKIVDAFSSSTMFRGIETILKGRDPRDCGLMAMRICGVCTGTHYQRSIEAVEDAFNITIPKNARLVRNLIQGSLYVHDHLVHFYHLHALDFVDVVAATKADPAATAAEAAKWAKVAGVAPYTSDPAEFKVIQDRIIKFVKEGRLGIFGNGYWGNPHYKLTPEQNLIGVAHYLKALDIQRDMAKMQAIFGGKNPHPQSIVVGGVTCVQDIQNPARIGLFKQLLQDSTEFIKRAYLPDIYMAGTMYADEATDKDATFKGVGGTGGGILSYMSYGDFRLDDTGFYNSALLFPSGVVLDGDISKAFDLDETKITEDVTHSWYEGTGAPEHPYEGTTIPKYTGLKEGEDGYKYLKTDEKYSWIKSPLYDGKKVEVGPLARMVVGYVKGDERIQKYVGNFLKRANLPITVLFSTVGRTAARAIETELMADVMLEWVDELAKNAASGDLSTWTDFDFDVVSADSKGRALSEAPRGSLGHWVKIKDGKVENYQAVVPSTWNAGPRGPNGEVGAYEGSLIGTKVADPEQPLEIIRTVHSFDPCIACAVHVVDTKGKELAVYKVDPTCAF; translated from the coding sequence ATGACAGAAACAGCAGAAGAACATGGTTTTCACAAAACCGATGCCAATGGAAACAAGCATATTATTGTGGACCCTATTACAAGGATCGAAGGGCACCTTAGAATCGAAGCTGTGATAGACAGCAATAACAAGATTGTTGATGCTTTCTCGTCTTCAACAATGTTTAGAGGAATCGAGACAATCCTGAAAGGCAGAGACCCAAGAGACTGCGGTCTGATGGCAATGCGTATCTGCGGTGTCTGTACAGGTACACACTACCAAAGAAGTATTGAGGCGGTTGAGGATGCATTTAATATTACAATCCCCAAGAATGCAAGACTGGTACGAAATCTAATTCAGGGGTCTCTTTATGTACATGATCACCTGGTACACTTCTATCATCTGCATGCACTCGATTTTGTTGATGTCGTGGCTGCTACCAAGGCTGATCCTGCTGCTACAGCGGCTGAAGCAGCTAAATGGGCGAAAGTTGCCGGTGTAGCACCTTATACCTCTGATCCTGCCGAGTTTAAAGTGATCCAGGACCGTATCATCAAGTTTGTGAAAGAGGGGCGACTGGGTATTTTTGGTAACGGTTACTGGGGCAACCCGCACTATAAGTTGACACCGGAGCAGAACCTCATTGGGGTAGCGCACTATCTTAAAGCACTTGATATCCAGAGAGACATGGCAAAAATGCAGGCGATCTTTGGTGGTAAGAACCCGCATCCGCAGAGTATCGTTGTTGGTGGAGTAACATGTGTTCAGGATATTCAGAACCCTGCACGTATCGGACTCTTCAAGCAGCTGCTTCAGGACTCTACAGAGTTTATTAAGCGTGCCTATCTTCCGGATATCTATATGGCAGGAACAATGTATGCAGATGAAGCAACTGATAAGGATGCAACTTTCAAAGGTGTCGGTGGTACCGGTGGGGGGATCCTCAGCTATATGAGTTATGGAGATTTCAGGCTGGATGATACCGGGTTCTACAACTCTGCGCTTCTCTTCCCGTCAGGAGTCGTACTTGATGGTGACATTTCAAAAGCATTCGATCTTGATGAAACAAAGATCACAGAAGATGTAACACACTCATGGTATGAGGGTACAGGTGCACCTGAACATCCGTATGAGGGAACAACTATCCCTAAATACACGGGACTCAAAGAGGGTGAAGACGGATACAAATATCTTAAAACCGATGAGAAGTATTCATGGATAAAATCTCCTCTTTATGATGGTAAAAAAGTAGAAGTCGGCCCACTTGCACGTATGGTTGTCGGTTATGTGAAAGGTGACGAACGTATACAGAAGTATGTAGGAAACTTCCTCAAACGTGCGAACCTGCCTATTACAGTGTTATTCTCAACAGTAGGTAGAACGGCAGCACGTGCGATCGAGACTGAGCTGATGGCTGATGTCATGTTGGAGTGGGTTGACGAATTGGCAAAAAATGCTGCGAGCGGAGATCTCAGCACCTGGACAGACTTCGATTTTGATGTAGTCTCTGCAGACAGTAAAGGTAGAGCTTTGTCTGAAGCACCGAGAGGGTCACTCGGACACTGGGTGAAGATCAAGGACGGAAAGGTAGAGAACTATCAGGCAGTTGTGCCATCAACATGGAATGCAGGGCCAAGAGGACCGAACGGGGAAGTAGGTGCCTATGAAGGAAGTCTCATCGGTACGAAAGTGGCAGATCCTGAGCAGCCGCTTGAGATCATCCGTACGGTACACAGTTTCGACCCATGTATTGCCTGTGCCGTACACGTGGTCGATACCAAAGGTAAGGAGCTGGCTGTTTACAAAGTCGATCCTACCTGTGCATTCTAA
- a CDS encoding HyaD/HybD family hydrogenase maturation endopeptidase, whose amino-acid sequence MKVLILGIGNILFGDEGIGPHLANLLDEKYDFSSAAHTLDIIDGGTLAQRLIPIITEYDRVIIIDCVKVDDGEVGDVYSFEFSDMPEYITWDGSAHEVEMLQTLQMIEMMGDLPPVKIVGVIPYVIGEDSTFSMTEEVIKASKTMEKVIIDYLKTLNFDIQIKNNLVITDVVANTYTKGIEYDIGV is encoded by the coding sequence TTGAAAGTTTTAATTTTAGGAATCGGTAATATTCTATTCGGTGATGAAGGGATAGGTCCTCATTTGGCAAATCTCTTAGATGAAAAATATGATTTCTCTTCCGCTGCACATACACTTGATATTATAGATGGTGGAACATTGGCACAGAGACTTATTCCTATTATCACGGAATATGACAGGGTCATTATCATTGATTGTGTCAAGGTAGATGATGGGGAAGTCGGTGATGTGTACTCTTTTGAGTTCAGTGATATGCCGGAGTATATTACATGGGACGGGAGTGCACATGAAGTGGAAATGCTGCAAACATTGCAGATGATAGAGATGATGGGAGACCTTCCTCCTGTAAAAATTGTTGGTGTCATTCCCTATGTGATAGGAGAGGATAGTACCTTTTCCATGACCGAAGAAGTAATAAAAGCGAGTAAGACGATGGAAAAAGTTATTATCGATTATTTGAAAACGCTGAATTTTGATATACAGATAAAAAATAATTTAGTGATTACAGATGTTGTTGCCAATACGTATACCAAAGGAATAGAATATGATATTGGAGTTTAG
- the cybH gene encoding Ni/Fe-hydrogenase, b-type cytochrome subunit, whose protein sequence is METVHKEISAEDTCIEREMEFTPAYRWQHWIRALSIVVLTVTGFYIADPFVAPIPNSEPTNFMQALFRGWHEIFGFVLIAVVVFKSYLFVFAKRYRDEIGSIKDFINPKTWIKQIGYYLLVSKHPHLKGTYNPLQFIAYLGFYMLMFILILTGLILYVHVYHEGLGALLYESMRSFEVMLGGLAWVRELHHIAMWGVIIFVVVHVYMAIFNAVFGKEGSMDAIFSGMKWHKKH, encoded by the coding sequence ATGGAAACTGTTCATAAAGAGATATCTGCTGAAGATACCTGTATAGAAAGAGAAATGGAATTTACTCCTGCCTACAGATGGCAGCACTGGATTAGGGCACTATCCATAGTAGTTTTAACAGTGACTGGATTTTATATTGCAGATCCGTTTGTAGCGCCTATTCCAAATTCGGAGCCGACTAATTTTATGCAGGCTCTTTTTAGAGGCTGGCATGAAATTTTTGGCTTTGTACTGATTGCGGTTGTTGTATTTAAAAGTTATCTTTTTGTTTTTGCAAAAAGATACCGTGATGAAATTGGATCTATTAAAGATTTTATAAATCCGAAAACATGGATTAAACAGATAGGATATTACCTTCTGGTATCAAAGCATCCGCATCTTAAAGGTACATATAACCCACTTCAGTTTATAGCATATCTGGGTTTTTATATGTTGATGTTCATATTGATCCTTACAGGTTTGATTCTCTATGTGCACGTGTATCATGAAGGACTGGGTGCTTTACTTTACGAGTCTATGAGAAGTTTTGAGGTCATGCTGGGTGGACTTGCCTGGGTAAGAGAGCTTCATCACATTGCTATGTGGGGTGTTATTATATTTGTAGTTGTTCATGTTTATATGGCAATATTCAATGCGGTATTTGGCAAAGAGGGTTCTATGGATGCTATCTTCTCAGGTATGAAATGGCATAAAAAACATTAA
- a CDS encoding nickel-dependent hydrogenase large subunit, which yields MSKRVVVDPITRIEGHLRAEVVVNDEGVVEDAFVSSTLWRGLEVIAKGRDPRNVPLLMQRICGVCTYSHYLKSTMAVEDALGIKIPLNAELVRTLMNAALFFHDHVVHFYHLHGVDWVDIVSALSADPKKASELAFKYTDSPIATGENDLKKVQETVAKFAKDPQGLGPFANAYWGHGTYKFTPEQNLIALSHYLKALEMQRLAAQLMAIFGGKNPHPQSLVVGGVTCVMDILDPSRMGEYLTKYKDMANFVKNAYIADIKMAAEMYATEPSVVKPAGVKNFMAFQEFMVGRDEYLFESGYILDADLSKVFEINEDLITEEATHSWYADNDPQHPYDGTTVPKYTGYVDGESVGPDGEMIHSKNIDPKGKYSWIKSPRYDGKPMEVGPLACLLVNYAKGNKLVKDAVDGFLKETGLPVDALFTTLGRTAARALQAEIVADNAIKAFYNLVENLKVDQETCAPYVIDKDKEYKGRGIGDVPRGMLSHWIRIKNGVCENYQAVVPSTWNASPEDASGVKGPYEADLIGLKIENLSQPLEIIRIIHSYDPCIACAVHVMDTKGNKLSEYKVDPLYGGACSV from the coding sequence ATGTCAAAAAGAGTAGTAGTAGACCCGATTACAAGGATTGAAGGGCATTTAAGAGCCGAGGTTGTTGTTAATGATGAAGGTGTAGTAGAGGATGCATTTGTATCTTCAACGCTCTGGAGAGGACTGGAAGTTATTGCTAAAGGAAGAGACCCCAGAAATGTACCTCTGTTGATGCAGAGAATTTGTGGTGTGTGTACCTACTCCCACTATTTGAAAAGTACCATGGCGGTTGAAGATGCACTCGGTATTAAAATCCCGCTTAATGCAGAATTGGTGAGAACACTCATGAATGCAGCACTCTTCTTTCATGACCATGTGGTTCACTTCTATCATCTGCATGGTGTTGACTGGGTAGATATTGTCTCTGCGCTTAGTGCAGATCCTAAAAAAGCAAGCGAACTTGCATTTAAATATACAGACAGTCCTATTGCAACAGGTGAAAATGATCTAAAAAAAGTACAGGAGACAGTAGCAAAGTTTGCTAAGGATCCTCAGGGACTCGGACCGTTTGCCAATGCATACTGGGGGCATGGAACTTACAAATTCACACCTGAACAGAACCTGATCGCGTTGTCCCATTATCTGAAAGCTTTGGAGATGCAGAGACTGGCAGCACAGCTTATGGCAATTTTCGGTGGTAAAAACCCACATCCGCAAAGCCTTGTAGTCGGTGGTGTTACCTGTGTAATGGATATCCTGGATCCATCAAGAATGGGTGAGTATCTGACAAAATACAAAGATATGGCAAACTTTGTAAAAAATGCCTATATTGCAGATATCAAAATGGCTGCAGAGATGTATGCAACCGAACCTTCTGTTGTGAAGCCTGCCGGTGTTAAGAACTTTATGGCATTCCAGGAATTCATGGTTGGAAGAGATGAGTATCTCTTTGAAAGCGGCTACATTCTGGATGCTGATTTAAGCAAGGTTTTTGAGATCAATGAAGATCTTATCACAGAAGAGGCAACACACTCATGGTATGCAGACAATGATCCTCAGCATCCGTATGATGGTACAACTGTACCAAAATATACAGGTTATGTGGATGGAGAGAGTGTAGGTCCTGACGGAGAAATGATCCATTCCAAAAATATTGATCCAAAAGGTAAATACAGCTGGATAAAATCACCAAGATATGATGGTAAGCCTATGGAAGTTGGACCTCTTGCCTGTCTGCTTGTCAATTATGCCAAAGGGAATAAGCTGGTCAAAGATGCTGTTGACGGATTCCTTAAAGAGACAGGTCTGCCGGTTGATGCTCTGTTTACAACACTCGGAAGAACAGCAGCACGTGCACTTCAGGCGGAGATTGTTGCAGACAATGCTATTAAAGCATTCTATAATCTTGTAGAAAATCTTAAGGTAGATCAGGAAACCTGTGCTCCATATGTGATCGATAAAGACAAGGAGTACAAAGGTAGAGGGATCGGAGATGTACCAAGAGGAATGTTGAGTCACTGGATTAGAATCAAAAATGGAGTATGTGAGAACTATCAGGCAGTTGTACCGTCTACATGGAATGCAAGTCCTGAAGATGCAAGCGGTGTCAAAGGCCCGTATGAAGCAGATCTCATTGGACTTAAAATTGAGAATTTGTCCCAACCGCTGGAGATCATTAGAATTATTCACTCTTATGATCCATGTATTGCATGTGCTGTACATGTGATGGATACCAAAGGCAACAAGTTGAGTGAATATAAAGTAGATCCACTCTATGGTGGCGCATGTAGCGTATAA
- a CDS encoding hydrogenase small subunit yields the protein MGRKDTSYDALYASFEERIEQLKKLPKMKEESSIEEVIEENGFGRRDFMKWTGMMTALLSLPSTFTPLMAEAVKVADRLPIIWLHMAECTGCTESLLRSAEPTIDSLIFDYISLEYQETLMSAAGWQAEQNLERAMEKYDGRYILMVEGGIPTGNEGSFLTIGGHGKKGKDIAIEASEKAAAIFAIGTCSAFGGVQAAVPNPTGSVALSEVTHKTVINVPGCPPSEKNIVGTLLHYLLYGTLPALDVYNRPKWAYRLRIHDLCERRGHFDAGEFVEQFGDEGAKDGYCLYKVGCKGPYTFNNCSKNKFNQGTSWPVQVGFGCMGCSEPDFWDTMGTVNEPLKDRLYNTTFGGLGADATADKIGIGLLTATAVGIAAHAAIASVKPPKE from the coding sequence ATGGGTAGAAAAGATACATCTTACGATGCATTATATGCATCGTTTGAAGAGAGGATCGAGCAGCTTAAAAAGCTGCCAAAAATGAAGGAAGAGAGCTCTATAGAGGAAGTAATAGAGGAAAACGGTTTCGGAAGAAGGGATTTTATGAAGTGGACAGGTATGATGACTGCGCTGCTATCATTGCCTTCAACCTTTACGCCACTGATGGCTGAAGCCGTAAAAGTGGCAGACAGGTTGCCTATTATCTGGCTGCATATGGCTGAATGTACAGGATGTACGGAATCACTTCTTCGTTCTGCAGAGCCTACTATTGACAGTCTTATATTCGACTATATTTCTTTAGAGTATCAAGAAACTCTTATGTCTGCTGCCGGTTGGCAGGCAGAGCAGAATCTTGAACGTGCGATGGAAAAATATGACGGCCGATATATTCTCATGGTTGAAGGAGGGATCCCGACAGGAAACGAGGGATCTTTCCTGACTATTGGAGGGCACGGCAAAAAAGGTAAGGATATTGCGATTGAGGCCTCTGAAAAAGCAGCAGCGATTTTTGCTATTGGAACATGTTCTGCATTTGGTGGAGTTCAGGCAGCTGTTCCAAATCCAACGGGTTCGGTAGCACTCAGTGAAGTAACACATAAAACTGTAATCAATGTACCGGGATGTCCTCCGAGTGAAAAGAATATTGTAGGAACACTGCTTCACTATCTGTTATATGGTACTCTGCCTGCACTGGATGTATACAATAGACCAAAATGGGCATATAGGCTCAGAATTCATGACCTGTGTGAAAGAAGAGGACACTTTGATGCCGGTGAATTTGTTGAACAGTTCGGGGATGAAGGTGCAAAAGACGGCTATTGTCTCTACAAAGTAGGCTGTAAAGGTCCTTATACATTTAACAACTGTTCAAAAAACAAATTCAATCAAGGCACTTCCTGGCCGGTACAGGTCGGTTTTGGATGTATGGGATGTAGTGAACCGGATTTCTGGGATACAATGGGAACAGTGAATGAACCGCTCAAAGATCGACTTTACAATACGACATTCGGCGGACTTGGCGCAGATGCAACAGCTGATAAGATCGGAATAGGGTTGTTGACAGCCACAGCAGTAGGCATAGCAGCACATGCAGCAATTGCATCCGTTAAACCACCTAAAGAATAA
- a CDS encoding hydrogenase, which produces MILEFSIDYRTSSSIYEKLFLQTLKEHSLNGKIVKEHFLLKLYVEADTADALESFATSLSSVLPHSIFVRQTSAQLVEEMPDTDYEIEEQKKYPLPFCPQCLQRVMDSKNRDYYNIYTACDACGYNVSGENRSYKKEFEEAAVTIKAGKVLEVNTFYGKYYVGIPAKICNTIPFDIVVYDLATVEKYANVEKYEITALGSFEKPLIKLKKKLSFTMDHEEVEADLIRFKLPDDFILHLLMEELHNVGIDAVFITKKKIPAQEKLLLTDFKEELDPIEVVVSENDVVIVSGEKGLPQFPLNAKEVNPSIGSFFSVVREHQLADENIAGISLSKEYKNNLLVYGKKYGIVEYLSFNFEFESMQEIFDKIVNSDENGSKIVANYQKKYPEHFERISGIIFEDKSFNLFKLWGVVAMVLDYTSSNDPIKAAEVLEENAISFLGEKGPRIDYKLLNIDGKVYLDPLMTIRTAMSFRLAGVDPLMLSYGVIESFLEFLANELDEMKQNMDITAITASGSLLSNKHLFSKMSREISVNHNIYFNNELPVDGRNMFYGGMSL; this is translated from the coding sequence ATGATATTGGAGTTTAGTATTGACTACCGTACCTCTTCTTCCATTTATGAGAAGCTCTTTTTGCAAACTTTGAAAGAGCATAGTCTGAATGGAAAGATTGTCAAAGAGCATTTTCTTCTTAAACTTTATGTAGAAGCTGATACAGCAGATGCTCTGGAATCTTTTGCAACGAGCCTCTCCTCTGTACTTCCTCATTCTATTTTCGTACGTCAGACATCTGCCCAGTTGGTTGAGGAGATGCCGGATACCGATTATGAAATTGAAGAACAGAAGAAATATCCGCTTCCCTTTTGTCCACAATGTCTTCAGCGTGTAATGGACAGTAAAAACAGGGATTATTATAATATTTATACCGCATGTGATGCCTGTGGCTATAATGTAAGCGGAGAGAACAGAAGTTATAAAAAAGAGTTTGAGGAAGCAGCAGTTACGATCAAGGCAGGAAAAGTACTGGAAGTGAATACTTTTTACGGAAAGTATTATGTCGGTATACCTGCTAAAATATGCAATACCATTCCATTTGATATTGTTGTATACGATCTTGCAACAGTTGAAAAATATGCCAATGTGGAGAAATATGAGATCACGGCATTGGGCTCTTTTGAAAAGCCGCTTATCAAACTGAAAAAGAAACTCAGTTTTACTATGGATCATGAAGAGGTTGAAGCCGATCTGATCCGTTTTAAACTTCCTGATGATTTTATTCTGCACCTTTTAATGGAAGAGTTACATAATGTTGGGATCGATGCTGTTTTTATAACAAAGAAGAAAATTCCGGCACAGGAAAAGCTGCTTTTGACAGATTTCAAAGAGGAACTTGATCCTATAGAAGTGGTAGTCTCCGAAAATGATGTGGTGATTGTCTCCGGTGAAAAAGGATTACCTCAGTTTCCTCTCAATGCAAAAGAGGTCAATCCGTCAATAGGCTCTTTTTTCTCTGTCGTCAGAGAGCATCAGCTTGCAGATGAGAACATTGCAGGTATCAGTCTAAGTAAAGAGTATAAAAACAATCTTCTGGTTTACGGAAAAAAATATGGGATCGTAGAATACCTCTCCTTCAATTTTGAATTTGAATCAATGCAAGAGATCTTTGATAAGATCGTCAATAGTGATGAAAACGGCAGCAAGATCGTTGCAAACTATCAGAAAAAATATCCTGAGCATTTTGAACGAATATCGGGTATCATATTTGAAGATAAGAGTTTTAACCTCTTTAAGCTGTGGGGAGTGGTAGCGATGGTACTTGATTATACTTCAAGTAATGATCCTATAAAAGCTGCCGAAGTATTGGAAGAGAATGCCATATCTTTTTTAGGTGAAAAAGGACCGAGAATAGACTATAAACTGCTCAATATAGACGGAAAAGTCTATTTGGACCCTTTAATGACGATCCGAACTGCCATGAGCTTTCGTCTAGCGGGTGTTGATCCGCTTATGCTGAGTTATGGGGTGATAGAGAGCTTTCTTGAATTTTTGGCCAATGAACTTGATGAAATGAAACAGAATATGGATATAACAGCTATCACTGCAAGCGGTTCCCTTTTGTCAAATAAACATCTTTTCTCAAAAATGAGCAGAGAGATATCTGTCAATCATAATATTTATTTCAATAATGAACTGCCTGTTGACGGCAGAAATATGTTTTATGGTGGAATGTCACTATAG
- a CDS encoding hydrogenase small subunit yields MSIDKEESVKKLFTAESAKVDTNKGDAFYDELYIQCQKRIEDLRKLEPLNNRMDFTKSIEEQGLERRDFLKWASATTAMMMLPASFTPLVAEAAVLMNRVPVIWVELQDCAGNSEALLRSDGPQIDEIILDIISLEFHETLQAASGHQAEKQMDEAMEHFHGKYLLFVEGSIPMGMDGQYGTIGAKAETFHEHLLRAASGAAAVVAVGSCATYGGIPAAAPNPTDAVGVMDVIKGKPVINIPACPANPSNMVGVLLHFVLTGTIPELDSLLRPKFAFGYRIHDNCERRAHFDAGEFVEEWGDEGAKNNFCLYKMGCKGPMTFNNCSIIRYNEGVNWPIGVGRGCIGCSEPDFWDKYAYERPMANAHIKAPTGGVEKTVDEFGLGLLTAASIGIGIHAAASAVAGKKAEGGQY; encoded by the coding sequence ATGAGTATAGATAAAGAAGAGTCCGTAAAAAAACTGTTTACCGCTGAAAGTGCAAAAGTGGACACCAATAAAGGTGATGCTTTCTACGATGAACTGTATATACAATGTCAAAAGCGGATTGAAGATTTGAGGAAACTTGAACCTCTTAACAATCGTATGGATTTTACCAAAAGCATTGAAGAGCAAGGTCTTGAGAGGAGAGATTTCCTTAAATGGGCATCTGCTACGACTGCGATGATGATGCTGCCGGCTTCTTTTACACCACTTGTTGCAGAAGCGGCTGTTTTGATGAATCGTGTACCGGTAATATGGGTAGAACTGCAGGATTGTGCAGGTAACTCAGAAGCGTTACTGCGTTCTGACGGACCTCAGATCGATGAGATCATCCTGGATATTATTTCACTTGAATTCCATGAGACACTGCAGGCTGCCTCAGGACATCAGGCTGAAAAACAGATGGATGAAGCTATGGAGCACTTTCACGGCAAGTATCTTCTTTTTGTCGAAGGCTCTATTCCTATGGGGATGGATGGTCAGTATGGAACGATCGGTGCAAAAGCAGAAACATTCCATGAACATCTTTTAAGAGCTGCATCCGGAGCAGCTGCAGTTGTAGCGGTTGGATCATGTGCTACCTATGGCGGTATTCCGGCAGCTGCACCGAATCCTACGGATGCGGTAGGGGTAATGGATGTTATAAAAGGCAAACCGGTGATCAACATTCCTGCCTGTCCGGCCAACCCCTCCAACATGGTTGGAGTACTCCTGCACTTTGTCTTGACAGGAACTATTCCTGAACTGGATTCTCTTCTCAGACCGAAATTTGCATTTGGTTACCGTATTCATGATAACTGTGAAAGAAGAGCCCACTTTGATGCCGGAGAATTTGTTGAAGAGTGGGGAGATGAAGGTGCGAAGAACAACTTCTGTCTTTATAAAATGGGATGTAAAGGACCAATGACCTTCAATAACTGTTCGATTATACGCTATAACGAAGGTGTTAACTGGCCTATTGGAGTAGGACGCGGATGTATTGGATGTTCTGAGCCGGACTTTTGGGATAAATATGCCTATGAGAGACCAATGGCTAATGCCCATATCAAAGCGCCGACAGGCGGTGTTGAAAAAACAGTAGATGAGTTTGGTTTGGGATTATTGACAGCTGCAAGTATCGGAATCGGTATTCATGCAGCAGCAAGTGCGGTAGCAGGTAAAAAAGCAGAAGGAGGACAGTACTAA